A stretch of Myxococcus hansupus DNA encodes these proteins:
- a CDS encoding glycerophosphodiester phosphodiesterase, whose amino-acid sequence MLLLAHRGASADAPENTLEAFAEAARQGADGVELDAMLCGSGEVVVCHDERLERLARLPWEVRLTPWWKLQRADVGSPLGFAPARIPLLEEVLGALPPQFLVNIELKCERADDGGLAEQVARLVRKHGLAGRVVISSFNPLCLFRLAAAAPELRRGLLIDPDKSWAVQAYAVSPLVSSHSVHPFHEACTPERVAGWRASGLSVAAWTVDDAQRAHELERMGISYLITNRPGAVRQALHPAG is encoded by the coding sequence ATGCTCCTGCTTGCCCACCGTGGCGCCAGCGCCGACGCCCCCGAAAACACCCTGGAAGCCTTCGCCGAGGCGGCCCGCCAAGGCGCCGACGGGGTGGAACTGGACGCGATGCTCTGTGGCTCCGGGGAGGTCGTCGTCTGCCACGACGAGCGGCTGGAGCGGCTCGCACGCCTTCCGTGGGAAGTCCGCCTCACGCCGTGGTGGAAGCTTCAGCGCGCGGATGTCGGCTCGCCGCTGGGTTTCGCGCCTGCTCGCATCCCCCTGCTGGAAGAAGTCCTGGGGGCCCTGCCGCCCCAGTTCCTGGTCAACATCGAGCTCAAGTGCGAGCGCGCTGACGACGGGGGCCTGGCGGAGCAGGTGGCGCGGCTGGTGCGCAAGCATGGGCTGGCGGGCCGGGTGGTCATCTCCAGCTTCAACCCGCTCTGCCTCTTCCGGCTCGCGGCTGCGGCGCCAGAGCTGCGCCGGGGGCTGCTCATCGACCCGGACAAGTCCTGGGCCGTCCAGGCCTACGCGGTGAGCCCGCTCGTCTCGTCACACTCGGTCCACCCCTTCCACGAGGCCTGCACCCCGGAGCGCGTGGCCGGCTGGCGTGCATCGGGGCTGAGCGTGGCGGCGTGGACGGTGGATGATGCCCAGCGCGCCCATGAATTGGAGCGCATGGGCATCAGCTACCTCATCACCAACCGGCCGGGGGCGGTCCGTCAGGCCCTGCACCCCGCCGGGTGA
- a CDS encoding twin-arginine translocase TatA/TatE family subunit, translating to MGKQEHALQSALVRGGVQQKSNRAYSGGRAACLPPPFAALCFIMLGLGLGEIIVLGFILLVVFSAARMGQLGNAVGKFVYSFRKASRGDDLVDAKPLPPARRSTSDAEFTEPEQPRRR from the coding sequence GTGGGCAAGCAGGAGCATGCCCTCCAGTCTGCGCTGGTGCGCGGCGGCGTGCAGCAGAAGTCCAACCGGGCGTACAGCGGTGGACGCGCGGCTTGCCTCCCCCCGCCCTTTGCTGCACTGTGCTTCATCATGCTGGGCCTCGGCCTCGGAGAAATCATCGTCCTCGGCTTCATCCTGCTGGTGGTCTTCTCGGCCGCCCGCATGGGTCAGCTCGGCAATGCCGTGGGCAAGTTCGTGTATTCGTTCCGGAAGGCGTCGCGTGGCGACGACCTGGTGGATGCGAAGCCACTCCCCCCTGCGCGTCGCAGCACCTCGGACGCCGAGTTCACCGAGCCCGAGCAGCCGCGCCGCCGCTAA